The Thermosynechococcus sp. CL-1 genomic interval CGATCGCCCTCTCGAATGCCACGTACCAACTCCTGAGTGTTTTAGGCCCAGCCCTCGCAGGTAGTGTTGCGGCGTTATGCAGTACCCGTTCAGTGTTCTTTTTGGATGCTTTGACCTTTTTGGTTGCAGCGGTGTTGATTGCTTGGCTGCCCACTGCTTTGATCGTACCTAGAGCAGGATCAGTCCCCCCCCGTAGCGGATTTCTTGAGGAGCTAAGTGTTGGTAGTCAGTGCCTTTGGTGGGATGCAGCAATTCGCTATGGATTACTACTGCAATTGGTGGCGGCGATCGCTGGCGCAGAAATTTTGGTGAATACCGTCGGCTATGTTCAGGGCACGCTACAGGCAGGAAGTCAGGCCTACGGCTCAATCATGGCGGCATTTGGTGTGGGTGCTACTTTGGCTGCGGTGATTTGGGGTTCTTCCTGTCGCAGGATGAGTGCCGTGAGGGTGATGGGTCTAGGGGGGATACTGACGGTGCTGCCGTTGCTGGCTGCCTATGGTGCCAATGTCCCTACCCTCGCTCTGTTGTGGGCGATCGCGGGTATCGGTAAAACCCTCGTCAATGTGCCTATGCAGACGGTAATTGCTGAGAGAGTGGCCGTGGAATTGCAGGGTCGGGTTTATGGCGCTCAGTTTGCTTGGAGTCATCTTTGGTGGGTCTTGGCCTATCCCCTAACGGGATGGTTCGGCAGTCAGTTTCCAGCCCAACATTTTTTCTATACTGGCCTCAGTAGCATGGTGCTTTTCATCGCTTTTGTGGTGTTGACCCAACCGTGGCACTTGCGGCATCTCCCCGCTGGTTTTTGGCACACTCATCCCCATGAGCACGACAGCGAGCATGATCATTGCCATCGGCTACAGGCTCATCAGCACCTACACTTTCATCTCCAGCCAAGCCACGGCAATTAAATAACACCATCCGCAGTCAACAGGGCTTTGTAGAGGCCGGGTCGGCGATCGCGAAAGAAGCCATAGGCCGCCCGTAGGTGCTCAATTTCCTCTAAATCAAATTTATGGACAAGCACTGCTTCTTGGGTGCGATCGGCCTCAGCCACCAGATCTCCCCTTGGATTAGCAATAAATGAACTGCCATAAAATACTTGCCCCCCCTCATCACCCACACGGTTCGCTGCCACCACTGGAATCACATTTGCCACTGCATGACCAACCATCACCCGCTGCCACGGGTCTTTGGTGTCCAGTGTGGGATCGTGGGGTTCACTACCAATGGCAGTGGGATACACGAGCACTTCTGCTCCCATCAGGGTCATCACCCGTGCAGCCTCTGGAAACCACTGATCCCAGCAGATGCCGACACCGATTTTGCCGTAGCGGGTACGCCAGACTCGAAAGCCCGTATTTCCGGGGCGGAAGTAAAACTTTTCCTCATAGCCGGGGCCATCGGGAATATGACTTTTGCGATAGACACCGAGGTTGACGCCCCCCGCATCAATCATGGCCACACTGTTGTAATAGACGGTGCCCGCCTTTTCAAAAAAGGACACTGGAATCACCACCTCCAGTTCCCGCGCCAAAGCCTCAAAGTGGGCAATTGTTGGGTGGTTTTTCACGGGGTGTGCCCGCCGAAAGTGACTCTCCCGCTCTTCCTTACAAAAATAGTGACCTTCAAATAGCTCTGGCAGGACAATGACCTGTGCCCCCTGCTGATGCGCCTGCCGCACTAGATCACTGAGGTGCAGAATATTGGTCTCAACATCATCGGTCAGTTGAGCTTGAATGGCAGCAACGGTCAGTGTTCTCATAGTTCCTGCTGAGTAATGCAATGGAAGGCGCCTCCCCCTTCTAAAATCGTCCGTGCGGGAAGGCCAACGGTTTTGCGACTGGGAAAGAGCTTAGCGATCGCCTCAACCGCTTTGGCATCGGCTTCGACACCATAGGTGGGGACGACAACAGTGGTATTGGCGATATAAAAATTGACATAGCTAGCGGGTAAAATCTCCCCCTTTCGACTCGTCACCCGCCCCGGCGAAGGCACTGGGATTACCTCTAGGGAGCGCCCCTTGGCATCCGTTAGCGTTTGCAACTGCTCATAAATCGTCAGCAGGACATCGTAGTTCGGATCCTCAGGGCTGTCGGGCAGCATACAAACCACGGTTGCCGGAGCCACAAAACGCACCAGCGTATCGATGTGACCATCGGTGTGATCGTTGGCCAGTCCCGATTCAATCCAGAGGATTTTGCTCACGCCAAGGGCGGGCTTGAGGCGGGCTTCCACTTCTTCGCTGTCTAAATAGGGATTGCGGTTGGGGTTGAGGAGACACTGGCGGGTGGTAAGGCAGGTTCCTTCGCCATCCACTTCGATCGCCCCCCCCTCCAAGAATAACGGCACCGCCTCATAGGGAAGGCCGATGGCTAGAGCAAGGCGCACAGCCAAGTCACTATCGCCGGGAAGTTGATACTTCTTGCCCCAACCATTAAAGGGTAAACAGAGGAGTCGGCGCTCCCCTGCCTCATTGATTAAGCCCACAGGAGCGGTATCCCGCAGCCAAATGTCACCAAAGGGGAGCTGATAAAACTGTGGATTCAGATCCCCGAGATAAGAACGAGCAGTGGCTTCTCCCACCTCGTCCAGCACCAGAATCTTCAGTTGCTCCCCGCGGCACTGACCTGTTACGGGATCGGGGTCAGCGATCGCCCGACACAGGGCTGCAAACTCTGAGCGTACTTGAGGTAAGAGATCGCCCCACAAATCCTCGTGACTGGGGAAAGCTAACCAACAGGCGCGATGCGGCAGCCACTCAGCGGGCTGAAAAAAGGGGGACATGAAGAGCGATTAGCCCTTTTTGTTGGTTTTGGGTGCAGGTTTAGCGGCGGCTTTTTTCCCTTTAGCAGTTTGCTGGGGCTTGGCACCGCTGTATTTGCGGCGGAAGCGTTCCACCCGCCCTTCAGCGTCAACGATTTTCTGAGTACCCGTGAAGAAGGGATGGTTGCCTGACCAGATATCCACGTGTAGTTCGGGTTTCGTGGAACCCACGGTCATCACCACTTCACCGTCACAATAAACTTTGGCTTCGGGATACCACTGGGGATGAATGTTCGGTTTTGGCATAGGAGTCTCACCACAAACGAGAAGTAAAAAACAAACATCTTAGCGTTTTGAGTATTGGGGGGCTTTGCGGGCTTTGCGCAGACCGTATTTACGCCGCTCCTTGGCACGGGGATCGCGGGTGAGATAGCCTTCCGTTTTCAGAGGCTTGCGGTTTTCGATGTCCAGTTGACACAGGGCGCGGGCAATCCCTAAACGAATGGCATCTGCTTGCCCCGTCAAACCACCCCCCGTGGCATTGACATAAATATCATAGCTACTTTCAAGGCCAAGGGTTTCAAGGGGGGCTTTCACCAAGTTGAGATAGGTGGGGTTGTTTTGCAGGTAGTCAGCCCCATTGCGGCCATTGATCAACAGTTGACCGCTACCAGGGATCAGGCGCACCCGTGCCACCGCCGACTTACGGCGACCGGTTCCCAAATAAACTACCCGCTTAGACTGATCAGCAATCTGCATGTTAGGCTCCCGGAATCGTGTTAATGGTCAAAGGCTGGGGTTTTTGCGCTTGGTGGGGATGCTCTGGCCCAGCATAAACTTTCAGCTTGGTAAAGAGTTTACGGCCAAGGGAATTTTTCGGCAGCATCCCTTTGACAGCATGCTCAATAATCCGCTCGGGAATGCGGGCTTGCAGTTGATCAAAGGTTTCAATTTTCATGCCGCCGGGGCGTCCCGAGTGACGACGGTAGAGTTTTTGGGAGCGTTTTCTGCCAGTGATGGTGACTTTCTCGGCATTGATGACAATCACAAAGTCACCTGTGTCCATGTGGGGGGTGTAAATGGCTTTGTTTTTGCCCCTGAGAATACGGGCAATTTCTGCAGCTAGCCGACCCAAGCGTTGATCAGCGGCATCAATGACATACCACTGGGGAGCAAGGTCATCCACGGCGGGCAGTGGTGTCTTTACGGTACTGGTCATCACAAACTCCATGATTCTATGCAATGGACAATTCAGGGGTAATGGAGGCTAACTGAAACTGGGGCATCGCCTCGGTGCACAGGGCAAGGGGGAAAGGCGATTCAGGATAACCCACCCCCAATAGACAAAGGCCTACAGGGGGGGCAGCATACTTGACGAGGTGGCGTTGCTCCTGCTGCCAAATTTCCGTAAAACTGGCGGGCGATCGCTGGCCTTGCCCCACCTGTACCAAGAGTCCCACCAACAGGCGCATCATGCCGTAGAGAAACCCCGAAGCTTGCACCTCAATTTCCACAAGGGCACCGCGCCGCTGGCAGCTCACCGCCTGCACCTCCACCCAAGAATGGGCACGATTCGAGCCAGAACGGTGAAAGGCACTGAGGTGATGCCGCCCCAACAATGGCTGAAGCACGGCTGCCATTTTTTCCACATCTAAGGGGGCATAGTAGTAGTGCCATGTCCAAGGGCGCAGAAAGATATTGGGGCAGGGATCGGTATAGAGGGTATAGCGATAGCGACGCCACAGCGCGGAGAAACGGGCATGCCAGTGATCGGGCACCACCGCCGCCGCACGAATCACCACATCGGCGGGCAAGCGAGCATTGAGAATCCCCGGCCAACGATGAACGGGAATGGGCGAGTTGACCGTGACGTGAGCCACTTGACCAGCAGCATGAACCCCTGTATCGGTACGACCTGCTGCGACAACAGAGACGGGATGGTTGACAACACTGGCGATCGCCTGCTCAATCACCTCCTGTACCGTGCGCTGTCCCACCTGCCGTTGCCAGCCGTGGAAATGGGTGCCCTGGTACTGAATAAGCAGTGCCAAGCGTTGGCCACTCTGAGGAGGTGCGATCGCCGTCATCATTGCCTGCTACACCAGTTCAATGACTGCCAATTCGGCATTATCACCCCGCCGCCGCACACTGCGGATAATGCGGGTATAGCCCCCCTGGCGATCGCCATAGCGCTCTGGGGCTTGGGCAAACAGAGCATGCACCAGTTGCTTATCGTAGAGATAGCCAAGGGCACGCCGCCGTGCCGCCAAGGAGCCATCCTTTGCCAAGGTGATCATCCGCTCCGCCTCTGCGCGTACCGCCTTTGCCCGCGCTTTGGTGGTGGTAATGCGGCCATGGCGAATCAATTCAGTGGTCAGTGCCCGCAGCAGTGCTTTTCGTTGATCGGCTGGCAGTCCTAGCTGGGGAACCCGACGTTGGTGACGCATAGACAAACCTCATTCAATCTCTCTAATTACGGGCAGCTTTTTGGGGCGGTAGCGTAATTCCCAAGTGTTTTTGCAGTGCCTCGATCACTTCCTCAGCAGACTTTTGACCGAAGTTTTTGATCTCCAGTAGCTCTTCTTGGGAATACTCAAGGAGGTCAGCGACCGTATTGACTTGGGCACGCTTGAGACAGTTGTAGGCACGCACCGACAAATTGAGTTGCTCAATGGGAATTTGTCCCGTTTCATCATGCTCGTCAGTGGTGGTGGCCTCGGAGGTGTGCAGGGGCACTTCCTTCAAGGGGCTAAAGAGATCCACGAGGATTGTTGCCGCCTGATTGAGGGCATCTTGGGGGGTCAAGCTGCCATTCGTCCAGATTTCCAGCTTTAGATAGTCTTGGAGTTGGCGATCGCCCTCTGTACCGGCACTGCGCACCGAATCAACGGTATAGTTCACCCGCCGCACGGGCATAAAGACCGCATCCAATTGCAGATAGTCCAAGGCAAGGCGATCGTCCCGTACCCGCTCCACCGAGCGATAGCCGCGATCCTGTTCAATCTTGAATTCCATCTCCAAGGTTGCCCCCGGCATCAGCGTGGCAATATAGTGGTTGGGGTTGACCACTTCCACTTCAGAGCCAAGTTGCACCATGCCAGCAGTAACCGTCAATGGCTCATTCTCAGGGGCTTGGGCAAAAAGGCGACCCATTTGGGGTTCTGAGGTGTGGCTGCGAATCACCAACTGCTTCATTTGCAGCAAAATGTCCATGACATCTTCGCGCACACCGGGAATTGTTGAAAACTCATGATTCACACCGGCAATGCGCACCGCTGTCACGGCACTACCGGGTAAGTTGGCAAGAAGAACCCGCCGCAGGGCATTCCCCACCGTAATCCCTTGACCGGGGGCGAGGGGGTGCAGCGCAAATTGGCCGTACTGCCCTTGATCCTCCTCAACCCGTGTTTCCAAACATTCAATTTGATATGCCATAGCTGTGCTCCCAAGTGACCCAAACCAACCTAAACCCGCCGCCGTTTGGGGGGACGGCAACCATTGTGGGGAATGGGGGTCACATCCCGAATGAGGGTAATTTCTAGACCTGCGGCTTGCAACGCCCGAATCGCTGTCTCGCGACCGGAACCGGGACCACTCACCATGACCTCAATTTGCCGCATCCCCTGATCAATGGCACGGCGAGCTGCATTATCAGCAGCAGTTTGAGCCGCAAAGGGTGTGCCTTTTTTGGCACCTTTGAAACCACTGGAGCCAGCGGAGGCCCAAGCAATCACCTCACCATTGGGGTCGGTAATTGAGACAATCGTGTTATTAAATGTGGACTGAATGTGGGCAACGCCACTGGGGACATTGCGCTTTTGCTTACGAGGGCCAGAGCGTTTTGCAGAGGGTGCCATAATCTATCCAAACCGTGAATCAGGTAGCAGGAGCGGAAAAATTTATTTCTTAGCAGCGGGTTTTTTCTTACCCGCCACAGTGCGGCGACCACCACGACGGGTGCGAGCATTGGTACGGGTACGCTGACCACGAACCGGCAATCCAAGGCGATGCCGCCGCCCGCGGTAGCAGCCAATGTCCATGAGCCGCTTGATATTCATGGCCTCGAGACGGCGCAGATCCCCTTCCACTTGGTACTCGTCAATCGCAGCCCGCAGTGCCGCAATATCGGCATCCGTCAAATCGCGAGTGCGGGTATCTGGGTTAACACCCGTTTTTGCCAAAATTTCTTTGGAGCGGGTCAAGCCGATGCCATAGATGTAGGTGAGGGCAATTTCAATGCGTTTGTCGCGGGGTAAATCAACACCAGCAATACGAGCCATGAATCTAGTTCCTATGTGTGCAACAACAGTGGGTTACCCTTGGCGCTGCTTGTGCTTCGGATTGGTGCAGATCACCATGACCCGACCACGTCGCCGAATGACGCGGCATTTTTCACAAATACGCCGTACCGATGCTCTTACTTTCATATCAGTTGCTCATGTAGTCGCAAATTTTATATCTTAGCAGAGTGGCCAACAAAGATCAAACTACTTTTTGCGCAGGCGATAGGTAATCCGCCCCTTGGTCAGGTCATAGGGGGTCAATTCCACCTTCACGCGATCGCCCGGCAAAATTTTGATGTAGTTGCGGCGAATCTTACCGGAAATATGGGCAAGGACATTAAAGCCATTGTCCAGATCCACCCGAAACATGGCGTTGGGCAATGACTCGGTCACTGTCCCTTCAATTTCAATAGCATCCTGTTTAGACACGGTTCACCTCCCCAATACGTGCTTGAATGGCAGCAGTTACCTCTTCGATCGTACGTGTTCCATCAATGTGTACAAACTTGGGATGACTCATGTACTGTCGAATCATTGGTAGGGTTTCCCGCTCATAGACCTGTACCCGCTTGAGGATGGTTTCAGGAGTATCATCGGAGCGCTGCTGACCATTGGCCGCTTGCTTGGCGCGATTGAGGGCGCGTTCTTGGAGAATCGCAGCAGGCACATCTAAGAAGAGCAAGTAATCATAGTCTTGGTGAATGCTTTTGAGCATCTCCTCAAAGACTGCCGCCTGTGCCCCATTGCGGGGAAAACCGTCCAAAAGCCAACCCGCAGCCGTATCTGGCTGTTGCAAGCGATTGGCCACCATATCCACAATCACCTGATCCGGTACCAGTTCACCGCGATCCATGTAGTTTTGAGCCTGTTGACCGAGGGGGGTGCCCGCAGCTCGCTCTGCCCGCAGAATATCCCCTGTGGAAATATGGGGAATCCCCAAAAGCGTGGTCAGAATTGCTGCCTGTGTCCCCTTGCCCGAACCGGGACCGCCAAACAAAATTAAGCGCATTACTGCTTCACCATCCCCTCATAACGTTGTGAAATCACATAGGTTTGAATCTGTTTTGAGGTGTCAATGGCCACCCCCACCAAGATCAACAGGGAGGTCGCCCCCAGCCCTTGAAATGTTGTTACTTTGGTTGCACTTTCGACTGCCGTGGGAATAATCGCCACCAGACCCAAAAAGATCGCCCCTAGGAATGTCAGGCGGTTGAGAACCCGCTCTAGGTAATCAGAGGTGGCTTTCCCCGGTCGGATTCCCGGAATACTGGCGCCCATTTTTTTCAGGTTTTGGGACATATCCACAGGGTTGACCACTAAGGAGGAGTAAAAGTAGCTAAAGAAGAGAATCAACAGTAAATAGAAAATCACATATAGCCACGGCGTCGGCCCTGCTGGAGAAACATAACTCGCAAATCGCGCCACGAGTTCATTGCGGGTAAACTGCGCTAAGGTCGAAGGCAGAATCAGTACTGCTGAGGCGAAAATGATTGGCATCACCCCCCCTTGGTTTAAGCGCAGGGGCAGGTAACTGGTTTGCTCGCGGTAGAGTTTGCGCCCCACTTGGCGACGTGCCGAAACAATAGGGATGCGGCGGGTACCCTCTTGCACAAAGACAATGCCAACAATCATGGCCAAAAAGACGGCCACCAGAATAACAATGCCGCCAATATTGCCACCACTTTCGGCGAGGGCGATCGTCTGACCCACTGAGGCAGGCAAGTAGGCAACAATGCTCAAAAAGATCAAGAGTGAGGCTCCATTACCCACGCCCCGCTCAGTAATCAATTCCGAAATCCACATCACCACCATTGAGCCAGCGGTCAGGCCAAGGACAATTTCAGCCACAAACCACGCCCCCGGATGCAAAGCCGCACCGGGAATGGAACTCACAAAAATGGCAATGCCAAAACTTTGCAGAACTGCCCAGCCCACAGCCACGTAGCGAGTAATTTGGGAAATTTTGCGGCGGCCGGCTTCTCCCTCATCCTTTTGCAGCCGCTCCAAGGAGGGGAGAGCAGCAGTCAGCAATTGCATGATGATGGAGGCGTTAATATAGGGCAGGATGCCGAGGGCAAAAATCCCAAGGGCAGAGAGGCCACCGCCTGAAAAGATGTCGAGGAAGCGAATCACGGCATTATCTTGGACGCTCTGGGCAAAAACGGCGCGATCGATCCCCGGAATGGGTAGATAAATCCCCAGCCGTACCAAGATCAATAGCCCAATGGTGATCAGGAGTCGCCCCCGCAGACCAGCCGCTTGAGCCATCTGCATAAAGGTTTCTTGGGCAGTGGGTGCCTTGCCGCGATTCACAATCATATTGGGGTTCCTCTATTCACTGTCGGCAGCAACGCAGGTCTCCACACATACCCCACCAGCAGCTTCAATCTTGCTGCGGGCACTGCCACTAAAGGCAGCGGCATGAACCTCTAGCTTGACGTTTAGCTCACCATCCCCCAGCACTTTGAGGGGATATTTGGCGGTGGTGAGAATGCCAGCCTCAAGGAGAGACTCAACCGTCACTACACTATTGGCGGGTAGGGTATTGAGACGACCCACGTTGATCGTAGTGTAAACCTTCCGGTTGACGAGGGGAAAGTGCTTGAGTTTGGGGAGACGACGGTAGAGGGGGTTTTGACCGCCTTCAAAGCCGGGACGGGTGGGGCGACCAGAACGGGATTTTTGCCCGCGCATCCCAAAGCCACCACTTGCCCCTTGACCTGCGGCAATGCCCCGACCAATCCGCCGTTTGCGTCGTCGCGATCCCGCTTGGGGGTGCAGATCTTGAAACCGCATGGACAACTCCTACCTATTTGCTATAGAGGTTTTCAATGGGGATTTCCCGCTCCTCGGCAACTTCTTGGAAGGTGCGCAAGGCTGCAAGGGCTTCGAGGGCGGCGCGGGCATTGTTGAGGGGGTTACTGGAGCCTAGTTGTTTGGCCAGCACGTTGCGTACCCCTGCTAGTTCCAGAACGGTGCGCACAGAACCACCAGCAATTACCCCGGTTCCCGGTGCAGCGGGGCGAATCATGACGCGGGCAGCACCGCCTTCGCCAAAAGTGGGGTGGGGAATAGAGTTGGATTTGGTGATCGGGACATCAATCAGGTGCTTTTTGCCATCGGCCACACCTTTGCGCACCGCACCAATGACATCGGCAGCTTTACCGACGCCCACACCCACTTGGCCACGCTCATTGCCAACAACCACAATGGCGCGGAAGCTTAGTTTCTTACCGCCTTTGACTACTTTGGAGACGCGGCGGATCTGGACGACCCGCTCTTGCCAGTCGGTTTCTTTTTCAACTTTGCGGGGGTTTTTACGACGATTTGCCATCGGGTCATCCTCTAAAAGTCTAGTCCAGCTTCACGGGCGGCATCCGCCAAGGCCTTGACACGACCATGGTAGATATTGCCACCGCGATCAAAGACAACGCGCTCAATGCCAGCGGCTTTGGCACGCTCTGCAATTAGTCGCCCCACTTCAATAGAGGCGGCACAGGTGCTCCCTTTTCCTAGTTTTTGCCGCAGTTCTGGCTCAACACTGGAAGCGGCCACAAGGGTATGGTGCCGGGTGTCATCAATCACCTGGGCATAGATATGCTGATGGGAACGAAAGACAGCGAGGCGGGGGCGATCGCTGGTACCTTTGACTTTGCGGCGAATGCGCTGATGCCGACTTTGGCGAGCCGCAGTACGAGTTTGTTTCATCTATTTCTTCCCTGTCTTACCAACTTTACGACGCACAAATTCACCCATATAGCGAATGCCCTTGCCCTTGTAGGGTTCAGGGGGACGTACGGCGCGAATACGGGCAGAGGTGTTGCCGACTAGTTCTTTATCAATGCCACTGACAAGGACAATCGTGCCCTGCTGCACTTTTTTACCTTGGTTGTCCTCAATTTCTAGGGTAATGCCCTCGGGTGGCACAATCTCAACGGGGTGGCTGTAGCCCATACTGAGGACAAGGGTTTTGCCTTGGAGTTGGGCGCGGTAACCGACCCCTTGAATCTCCAGCTTTTTCGTAAACCCTTGGGAGACGCCTTCCACCATGTTAGCCAGTAGCGTGCGGCAGAGGCCGTGGCGTTCTTTAGCAGGTCGAGAATCATCGCGGCGTTTGACAACAATACTTTCGCCCTCTTGGGCAACATTCACCTCGGGCGGCAAAACCCGACTCAGTTGACCCTTGGGGCCTTTGACCGTGACCTGCTGCCCGTCTAGGGTGAGGGTAACATTCTTTGGCAGGGGGATGGGACGCTTGCCAATACGAGACATGTGGGACTTCCTCCGAGCTTACCAAACGTAACAGAGTACTTCGCCGCCAATGCCCTGCTTCCGTGCCTCGCGATCAGTCATGATGCCGCTAGAGGTGGAGATGATGGCAATGCCGATGCCACCGAGCACCCGGGGCAACTCACGGGAATTGGCATAGACGCGCAGACCGGGTTTGCTCACCCGCTTGAGCGCAGTAATAATCGGCTGGCGCTGCTTGCCGCGATATTTTAGGGAAACCACAAGATGCCGTTTGATGCCGTCCCCTTGCTCTTCAAAATCGCGAATAAACCCTTCCGCTTTCAGCACCTGCGCAATACTGCGGGTCATGCGCGTGGCCGGAATGGTGGTGGTTTGATGACGCGCAAGGTTTGCGTTGCGGATGCGAGTTAGCATATCGCCAATCGTGTCATTTACTGCCATAGTTGCTCCTTAAAAATCTGCCTCCGGCGTTAGTTCTCACGGAACGGCATGCCCATTGCTTTGAGCAGGGCGCGTCCTTCTTCATCAGTATTGGCAGTGGTGATGATTGAGACATCCATGCCGCGAATTTGATCAATGTCGTCGTAGTTGACTTCGGGGAAAATCAGTTGCTCGCGCAAACCTAGGGTGTAGTTGCCCCGGCCATCAAAGCTTTTGGGGTTGACACCGCGAAAGTCACGGATCCGTGGCAGTGCCAAGTTAATCAAGCGATCCAAAAAGGCATACATGCGATCGGATCGCAGCGTCACGGCCACACCAACGGGCATGCCTTTGCGAATTTTGAAGCCAGCGATCGCCTTCTTGGCGCGGGTAACGACGGGCTTTTGGCCGGTAATCGTGGCAATTTCTGCCAGTGTGGCTTCAAGGGCTTTGGCATTTTGCGCCGCTTCACCCAGACCGCGGTTGACAGTCACTTTGACAATCTTGGGGACTTGGTGAATGTTTTTGTACTGGAATTGCTGCATGAGCTGCGGCACAACGGTTTTGTTGTAGTGATCTTTAAGGCGTTGGGACATGGGGCTTCTCCTAGGGGCATTCTCTGGGCTGGGTCAGAGAGGGGAAAACGGGTTAGACCTAATCAATGATTTCGCCAGTTTTCTTGAGCATCCGCACCTTACGGCCATCTTCGGTGTAGGTGTAGCAGATGCGACTGGCCACGTTTTGCTTGGTGGAGTAGAGCATCACCTTACAACTGTGAATCGGGGCTTCTTTGGTGATGATTTGCCCAGATTCGCCCTCTTGGCGGGGCTTGACGTGTTTGGTTTTTAGGTTCACCCCTTTGACAATCACCTGACTGGTCTTGGGGAAAACGGCGAGGACTTCACCGACTTTGGCTTTGTCACTGCCAGCGATGACTTGAACCGTGTCCCCTTTTTTCACGTGCATGCGATAGCGCACTGGCTTTTTGTTTGCTTTCTTGGCCGCCATTAGAGTACCTCCGGTGCCAATGAAACAATTTTCGTAAAGTTTTTATCCCGCAGTTCACGAGCCACAGGACCAAAGACACGGGTACCGCGAGGGTTACCCTCTTGGTTGATCAAGACAGCGGCATTGTCATCAAAGCGAATGCTCATGCCACTTTCACGGCGGATGGTTTTGCGGGTGCGCACAATGACAGCGCGAACCACATCGGATTTTTTCACTGCCATATTGGGGGTGGCATCTTTGACGGTGGCAATGATCACATCGCCGACACTGCCGTAGCGACGGTTACCGCCGCCGAGCACACGGATGCAGAGGAGCTTTTTGGCGCCGCTATTGTCGGCGACGTTGAGATAGGTTTCCTGTTGAATCATGGCTGGCTCTCCTTAGGCAGTGCGAGGACTGAGAATCTCGGCAATGACCCAACGCTTGGTGCGACTCAGGGGACGGGTTTCCCGAATGCGCACGCGATCGCCCACTTTGGCTTCGTTATTTTCATCATGGGCTTTGTAGCGGCGGGTTTTGACGACAATTTTGCCGTACTTGGGGTGGGGGGCGCGGTTTTCGACGGCAACGACGACGGTTTTTTGCATTTTGTCGCTGACGACGACGCCAACACGTTCTTTAACTGCCATTAGTCTTGGCCTCCACTGCGGCGACGTTCATTCTCAAGGGTTAAAAGCTGTGCCAACTCATGGCGCAGATGCTTAAATTGATGGGGCTTGACCTCTTGGCGGGTGGCTTTTTTGAAGCGCAGATCAAAGAGTTCTTTCTTAATGGCGGCAATGCGATCGCTCACCTGTTGATCACTCAGTTCCCGCAGGTCTTTCATTTTTGTCAGTGCCATTCTTAACCCTCCTGTTGTTCCTCTTCTTGATTGCGCACCAGAAAACGGGTCTTGATCGGCATTTTGTAGG includes:
- a CDS encoding MFS transporter, whose translation is MTFQLPPLLQCLRNRAFAGLYTAQTINLIGDAFTWLGLALLAFELAGEKSGLWLSTALTLRVTIFVLLAPIAGVLADRLDRKGLMVTTHLVRMVLVSFLPFVTEGWQLYLVVALLSGFHALFTPTYTATLPLITTAEECPPAIALSNATYQLLSVLGPALAGSVAALCSTRSVFFLDALTFLVAAVLIAWLPTALIVPRAGSVPPRSGFLEELSVGSQCLWWDAAIRYGLLLQLVAAIAGAEILVNTVGYVQGTLQAGSQAYGSIMAAFGVGATLAAVIWGSSCRRMSAVRVMGLGGILTVLPLLAAYGANVPTLALLWAIAGIGKTLVNVPMQTVIAERVAVELQGRVYGAQFAWSHLWWVLAYPLTGWFGSQFPAQHFFYTGLSSMVLFIAFVVLTQPWHLRHLPAGFWHTHPHEHDSEHDHCHRLQAHQHLHFHLQPSHGN
- the aguB gene encoding N-carbamoylputrescine amidase; translated protein: MRTLTVAAIQAQLTDDVETNILHLSDLVRQAHQQGAQVIVLPELFEGHYFCKEERESHFRRAHPVKNHPTIAHFEALARELEVVIPVSFFEKAGTVYYNSVAMIDAGGVNLGVYRKSHIPDGPGYEEKFYFRPGNTGFRVWRTRYGKIGVGICWDQWFPEAARVMTLMGAEVLVYPTAIGSEPHDPTLDTKDPWQRVMVGHAVANVIPVVAANRVGDEGGQVFYGSSFIANPRGDLVAEADRTQEAVLVHKFDLEEIEHLRAAYGFFRDRRPGLYKALLTADGVI
- a CDS encoding agmatine deiminase family protein, which encodes MSPFFQPAEWLPHRACWLAFPSHEDLWGDLLPQVRSEFAALCRAIADPDPVTGQCRGEQLKILVLDEVGEATARSYLGDLNPQFYQLPFGDIWLRDTAPVGLINEAGERRLLCLPFNGWGKKYQLPGDSDLAVRLALAIGLPYEAVPLFLEGGAIEVDGEGTCLTTRQCLLNPNRNPYLDSEEVEARLKPALGVSKILWIESGLANDHTDGHIDTLVRFVAPATVVCMLPDSPEDPNYDVLLTIYEQLQTLTDAKGRSLEVIPVPSPGRVTSRKGEILPASYVNFYIANTTVVVPTYGVEADAKAVEAIAKLFPSRKTVGLPARTILEGGGAFHCITQQEL
- the rpmE gene encoding 50S ribosomal protein L31, whose amino-acid sequence is MPKPNIHPQWYPEAKVYCDGEVVMTVGSTKPELHVDIWSGNHPFFTGTQKIVDAEGRVERFRRKYSGAKPQQTAKGKKAAAKPAPKTNKKG
- the rpsI gene encoding 30S ribosomal protein S9, coding for MQIADQSKRVVYLGTGRRKSAVARVRLIPGSGQLLINGRNGADYLQNNPTYLNLVKAPLETLGLESSYDIYVNATGGGLTGQADAIRLGIARALCQLDIENRKPLKTEGYLTRDPRAKERRKYGLRKARKAPQYSKR
- the rplM gene encoding 50S ribosomal protein L13 → MTSTVKTPLPAVDDLAPQWYVIDAADQRLGRLAAEIARILRGKNKAIYTPHMDTGDFVIVINAEKVTITGRKRSQKLYRRHSGRPGGMKIETFDQLQARIPERIIEHAVKGMLPKNSLGRKLFTKLKVYAGPEHPHQAQKPQPLTINTIPGA
- the truA gene encoding tRNA pseudouridine(38-40) synthase TruA, producing the protein MMTAIAPPQSGQRLALLIQYQGTHFHGWQRQVGQRTVQEVIEQAIASVVNHPVSVVAAGRTDTGVHAAGQVAHVTVNSPIPVHRWPGILNARLPADVVIRAAAVVPDHWHARFSALWRRYRYTLYTDPCPNIFLRPWTWHYYYAPLDVEKMAAVLQPLLGRHHLSAFHRSGSNRAHSWVEVQAVSCQRRGALVEIEVQASGFLYGMMRLLVGLLVQVGQGQRSPASFTEIWQQEQRHLVKYAAPPVGLCLLGVGYPESPFPLALCTEAMPQFQLASITPELSIA
- the rplQ gene encoding 50S ribosomal protein L17 → MRHQRRVPQLGLPADQRKALLRALTTELIRHGRITTTKARAKAVRAEAERMITLAKDGSLAARRRALGYLYDKQLVHALFAQAPERYGDRQGGYTRIIRSVRRRGDNAELAVIELV